From Erigeron canadensis isolate Cc75 chromosome 8, C_canadensis_v1, whole genome shotgun sequence, one genomic window encodes:
- the LOC122579181 gene encoding uncharacterized protein LOC122579181: MGRLSVKSHKWTKIEDEALISALTELCQSGWKRDNNSFRSGYTSVLEKELKSKLPGCNLKASPHIESRIKTLKKHCEAITNMKDAFGIEWRSTDCMLICYDDDIWEDWIKDHSDAKGLRNKPFPYYEELCLIFQKNRGNHKTVEDALEDNRARQIYETSDYAGHISKDEQFKVPENENNESDNEETNGHKGNEMGTDDSNDGDDVSIDDVTEAANNKKGQSRQIWSSGMEGLVKIIEALLKRQEEQFSVLASLVGREVAGDKEAADKRGRLNGELKRIPNLSLQARLRAASLIVGDPAKLDLFYSLSNEERKEWVSMSLSGLI; encoded by the exons ATGGGTAGATTGTCGGTCAAAAGCCACAAATGGACCAAAATTGAAGATGAAGCACTAATTTCTGCACTCACAGAGTTATGCCAAAGCGGTTGGAAAAGAGATAATAACAGCTTTCGAAGTGGATACACGAGTGTCCTGGAAAAAGAATTGAAATCTAAGCTTCCTGGATGTAATCTGAAGGCTAGTCCTCATATTGAATCACGGATCAAAACCTTAAAGAAACACTGTGAGGCCATAACCAATATGAAAGATGCATTTGGTATTGAGTGGAGAAGTACAGACTGCATGTTAATAtgttatgatgatgatatatgggAAGACTGGATAAAG GATCATTCAGATGCTAAGGGGTTGAGAAACAAGCCATTTCCTTATTATGAGGAGCTGTGTCTGATATTTCAAAAGAACAGAGGCAATCACAAGACTGTTGAAGATGCATTGGAAGATAACAGAGCTCGGCAAATATATGAAACTAGTGATTATGCTGGTCATATATCAAAGGACGAACAATTTAAAGTGCCAGAAAATGAGAATAATGAGTCCGACAATGAAGAGACAAATGGTCATAAAGGGAATGAAATGGGGACTGATGATTCAAATGATGGCGATGATGTGTCCATAGATGACGTTACAGAGGCCGCTAACAATAAAAAGGGTCAAAGTCGTCAAATTTGGTCTTCTGGAATGGAAGGGTTAGTAAAGATAATTGAGGCGCTGCTAAAAAGGCAAGAGGAACAGTTTTCGGTTCTGGCATCACTAGTGGGAAGAGAAGTGGCGGGAGATAAAGAGGCTGCTGATAAAAGAGGACGGTTGAATGGAGAGTTGAAGAGGATACCCAACCTTTCCTTACAAGCACGACTTCGAGCAGCATCTTTGATTGTTGGTGATCCTGCAAAACTTGATCTTTTCTATAGTCTTTCtaatgaagaaagaaaagaatggGTGTCAATGTCATTATCTGGCCTTATTTAG
- the LOC122609980 gene encoding beta-1,4-mannosyl-glycoprotein 4-beta-N-acetylglucosaminyltransferase-like has protein sequence MEKVYMMAEGGSRYCSKKSDDFCGDICDEDSGKPSTMTRLRCILRGLEFKTIIISLVMVPTIILGLYVHGQKVSYFLRPLWESPPKPFHEIPHYYHENVSMENLCKLHGWGIREFPRRVFDAVLFSNEVDLLTIRWHELYPYVNEFVLLESNSTFTGLPKPLVFASHQDQFKFVQPRLTYGQIPGRFQKGENPFVEEAYQRLALDFLLKKAGIQDDDLLIMSDVDEIPSRHTINLLRWCDDIPPILHLRLKNYLYSFEFLLDNNSWRASVHRYQSGKTTYAHYRQSDTILADAGWHCSFCFRHISEFIFKMKAYSHVDRVRFNKFLNPIRVQKVICKGADLFDMLPEEYTFKEIIGKMGPIPHSYSAVHLPAHLIENADKYRFLLPGNCIRESG, from the exons ATGGAAAAAGTTTATATGATGGCAGAAGGGGGATCTCGTTATTGTTCTAAAAAATCAGATGATTTTTGTGGTGATATTTGTGATGAG GATTCGGGAAAGCCATCCACAATGACAAGATTACGCTGCATTCTACGTGGGCTAGAGtttaaaacaatcataatttcCTTAGTAATGGTTCCAACTATTATTCTCGGTTTGTATGTTCACGGACAAAAAGTATCCTACTTTTTACGACCCTTATGGGAATCACCACCAAAACCGTTTCATGAAATCCCACATTATTATCACGAAAATGTATCAATGGAAAATCTTTGTAAGCTTCATGGATGGGGAATTCGTGAGTTTCCAAGACGCGTGTTTGATGCTGTGTTATTTAGCAATGAAGTAGATCTTTTAACAATCAGATGGCATGAATTGTACCCTTACGTTAATGAGTTTGTTCTTTTAGAGTCAAATTCGACATTTACAGGCTTACCTAAGCCCCTGGTCTTTGCCAGTCATCAAGATCAGTTTAAATTTGTTCAGCCGAGGTTAACTTATGGTCAAATTCCTGGGAGGTTTCAGAAAGGAGAAAATCCGTTTGTTGAAGAGGCATATCAGAGACTTGCATTGGATTTTCTTTTAAAGAAAGCGGGTATTCAAGATGATGATTTGTTGATCATGTCAGATGTTGATGAGATACCAAGTAGACACACCATTAATCTTCTAAGATGGTGTGATGACATACCTCCAATTCTTCACCTTCGGTTGAAGAACTACTTATATTCGTTCGAATTCCTTTTAGATAATAATAGTTGGAGGGCGTCTGTACATCGATATCAGTCGGGGAAAACAACTTACGCTCATTACCGACAGTCTGACACAATATTGGCAGATGCAGGGTGGCACTGTAGCTTTTGTTTCCGCCACATCAGCGAGTTCATCTTCAAAATGAAAGCTTACAGTCATGTTGATAGAGTAAGATTTAATAAATTCTTGAACCCTATTAGGGTTCAGAAAGTAATCTGCAAAGGGGCTGATCTTTTTGATATGTTACCAGAAGAGTATACATTCAAAGAAATCATCGGGAAAATGGGACCCATACCACATTCCTATTCGGCTGTTCATCTTCCTGCACATCTTATTGAAAATGCAGATAAATACAGATTTCTGTTGCCTGGAAATTGCATACGAGAAAGTGGGTGA